In Anoplopoma fimbria isolate UVic2021 breed Golden Eagle Sablefish chromosome 15, Afim_UVic_2022, whole genome shotgun sequence, the genomic window GAAACCAAATGCTCCAactggaaaaatattttttttttgtaaaatgtgaaacTTTAGATATATGAAATTCacaataattaatgtttttttttgaaaaatgtcagttATCTTCTCCAGCtgtaacttaaaaaatataaaatcataaaactAACTCAACGCACACACCATGAGCAAGTATAGGAAcaaatttatttcaatttaaaacagaTACCTTGTCATTATGTTTCTCTCTTAGAAGGCGGCAATGATCATAAGTCATGTTCATGTTTGAATGAGGATCAGGCAACAGTGGttgaaacaaatacatgaaacacataaaaaaatatggcaAGAGTTATGTAAATCAATAATCGATAATAACCAACTGATTGAACCCCCTTCATCGAGGGCTTTGCTTCAATGAAAACATCAAAGCCCTCACTtccaacacaaaataaacagcacatGCAATTATAATTACAGTTTcttaaaaaacagcagattaTCTTTTAAATCTTCAATCTTAAATACAGAATAAAGTCTTTGTGTGTACTTAATCATCTATCCTTTTAGTCTctggtgtgttttatttaaaaaggggGGACCGTCTCAGGTGGTGGTCCTTTGATGATGACCACAGCGTTGGCACTTAGAGAGAgcctggctctagagagagtgGGGTTGGCACACTCAGtataatacataatttacatttggtttacatacaaaataaagaagaagaaaaaaaagcattttatacACCACTACACAATTGACCTTCAGGTTTCATTGGagtgaggaaaaataaatcaagtggtCCGAAATAATAGAGTTCTGGTAATGTGTCCTTATCATACAGgaagatgaaaaacacacaaaaaaaagggacaagaTTTAAGTTTTGAATATGCACCGACTCCACACTGATGTCAAAAAGATAAGTTCGATTCCGCTTATTCTAACAAGCCCACAGGAAGGGAAATCACACAACCACGGTTACCCAAAAAGGTTCACATAGCAGAGCTCCGAAAACCCTAAAAGGACCCAAACACCATCTTTCATTATTCAAGGCAATGaaaggcaaaagaaaacaagtgtGTTGTAGTGAAAAACCAATCCAGTCCTTCACTGGTCATTGCTCAAAACTGACAAGAATCAAAGAACGAGGAGATTTAACTTTTCGAACATACTTGGCTTCCCTCTCTTCAGCTCGTATATGTTgagataaaatgtttaaaaaaaacaaaaacaaaaaaacactgcggGCCACTAACACTTCACCAAAACCACACTAGCAGCCAGTCAGCCCTTCACCGTGTGCCATAGTTGTAGTGTGAAGTTTGAAAATACAACATTACTCGTTAGCGTTAACGTGAGCTGCCCTCAACACACAGTAAATCTTAACATACTGATAAATACTTGGGTATCCATACTGGTATATTGTTCCACTTAAATACTGGCGTCCTCCTTATGACAGCAGTCTAACAGATGGCTGTCTGCTTTCTTTCCGCTCAAGCTAAGTGTCATTTTTCAGCAGACAAAATGGTAGTTAAGAACCACACGTttagaaatatacattttagcCTCGTTAACCTAGTGTTTAAACTTAACATCACTGCTTCTCGTTTTTGAAGCATACAATCAGTTTTTAGATTGATTCTCTGCCTTTTCAGCAgccttttgtttctgttcatcTCAGAAAATCAACTGACACAAAAACGGTTTGAGATAGGTGACACAGTCATGTTATGTTTTTCTAAAAGTTGCGTGGTAATGCAGTTGAGAAAACAGATGGTGCACCAATTAGATATGCAGGATCATTTAACCTCGGattcagtttgatttttttaccTAAAAATAAGTTCCATACAGTGTGGTATACAGATTTTAAATCTGGAAAAGAGAGCACAGTTCTCTATcaggaaaacaaagatggtCAGAGCTTCTTTGAATGCAATATCAAGAGAGTTTTTAAGCAGACCCTTCTCACTAATTAACACTGTATCGatcgttttattttttttaatctgtggaTTGGATTCCCTccttaaatcacatttaaactcTCTGCAAGTCACTCCTCATATCTTTCTAGCATGAACAGAATCAAACAGCTGCACAAAAAGCAGGAAATCAACttaaaaatatgagaaaaagtCATCAATAAAGTATAAGATTTGTAGTTAATGTGTTAAAACATGCAAAGCCACAAAGTATGGTCATTAAGTCAAAATACTTGGGGAAACATGAAATACTTGTCATGGTAGTAGTGTCTTTACTGCTAAGTGTTTCTACACTGCGTGAAGTATTACAGGAAAACACTGTGATAccaaatgcataaaaataagTAGAAGTGAAGGGTGGAGAGTCAGATACTGGGTCCTCCTAATTCATCAAAGGGCcagatacataaaataaatagatgaagAAAACCTTTTAGTGTAGGTAAACTCTCTACATACACCTTATGCTTGCATTAACACCCTGCCTATACTTCCTATAGCACATACTGCAAGTAATCTCCATTCATAAACAAGGAGTGGTAGTGGATGACTTGTTCACTGTGGTCCTGTTCGCCACTCCCCACTGTCTGATGCACTGCGATAGCCCTTAATGAGGATGAAAAATAAGTCACCTGTAGAAAAGGTCAAAGACCAAAAAAAGTATATCTGCACTTCACTGGCACTATCAAAGCAAGCCTCAAAAAACTGGAAaattaacaatgcaaaaaacCGACAACAGAATTTTTGTGTTAAATTACAAATAGCAAGCATGGACCGCATGGGTCTTCaatcattgataaaaaaaagtccacctACGTTCgtactgtacatttttctaGGTATGCGTTACAGCGCTGAGTCTATAAACCGAGAGGAAATAcaagtttctctctttttttttttcttctttttcttaaatcaaacaaaacaaatgtgaggGCTCctaaagaaaaccaaacagtATTATCATGGATGGAGTCGTGATGGCAAAGTACAACTGGAAATGTCTCGATAAGAAATAGAAAGCATAGATAAAGTCCTTACTAtaccagacatttttttttcatttttttttttttttttaaacacagcagtTCAGACTCAAGTAGGCTCCgccatgaaaaaaaaggagcactTCAACATGACGGACTCAAAAGCAATCAAATTATCAACACCTTCAAACCTGGTCCAtaaattagataaataaaaaaaaaaattactctTAAAATCATCTTGTCACCATACTGTGAAGACTTTTACCAGCCCTAGTTAGTCGCAGTAGTAGGGAGGAACCTCTTTTCTCTGACTATTGCTCCTTGCCGATCGTTTCCTCAAACACCACTCAGCTCCGTGTAGTCAAGTGAACAAAATCCATAATCACAGTATTACTACTACCATAAATTCATAGGAAAAAACTGTATGCTAACGAaagaagttgatttttttttttgttattttttttgttttgttttttgccaaaGATGGTGTACCACAGAGCGTTTTTTGTACAGGAGTgttttgtgtatatgtatttacaaaCGAATATACACAAACAACGTTTGCAGACTTCAGAGTGCGTTATCTGTGAAAGGTTCATAACCCCCCTTCCTCTCACCACTCAACAGCAAGCAATCTGAATATAAACAAAGTGactttacagttaaaaaaaaaaaaaaaagtaaacagaagCACATCCTGATGTGATGACCATGTCACCGTCAGGAAGTGTGTCTGATTGGACGGCTGAGTGACACAGGTGTGACGTCATCAGAGATGTTACCACATGGATTCCATTCACATCCCAGGGTGTGGGCGTGTTTAatttacagcttttattttgttgaataaGCTACTTGCAGCCCGAGCTGAAGATGTGCTCTGTGGGCTGATaaacactgatgacatcatgcTCCCCTTTCACATCTGCTtccaccaatcagagcagagccCGTGTTAAAAGCAAGGTCCTCTCACCCGCTACTAGTGTTTTGTAATAAGGGTATGGGAGTGTATCAGTGGAGCCAGATGCTGCAAAGGTCACATGGAAGATTGCCCCTGTGAATCCATACAGAAAACATCTGGATGAGGGAAGCAATGTgattaacttaaaaaaacaaataccacaaaACCTTTAAAGGATACTTATGTCAAGTAAAATTTCTggttgcttctttttttgttgtctttgattagcaaagtttaaaagtttttatAGATTTTCTCACCAATTCTCCTCACCATTCCTTTTAGCCATTATTCGTTAATAGAAGTACACGTAGCAACAAATTTctatcattaaaaacattacaaaaaaaaccctcagcAATTAACAGATTTTGATTAGCTATGTCTTGCCCTCTCGTGCTTTTTTAActtaagtgtgtttatttatgcatttacgTCATAATATAtctcgattttttttttctatttttttttaagattgcgATGCTCACACTGGTGGGTACATTCATAGATGCTAGATGGAGACAGAATCCTCAGCCCCGCCCCCTTGTGTCAGGTCTGCgacttcacttcctgtccaagTCACTCTGTCGTTCGAAGCATGATGCCACCCACGGGTTCTTCGATGGTTTCAGGAGATTTAGCTTTCACTTCCTTCCACACAGATAGGAGCTCACAAAGGACACGACAGAGGATCTGATCTCACACCGCTGAGGGGTTAACTCCAGAGGGCCAAAGGGGTTTGATGCCGCTATTCACCAATTCACAGCTCCTCGCTAGTCAATACTGccccaaatacacacacacacacacaagtaagtacccccccccacacacacacacacacacacacacacaaacaccaaagtCCTCTTCAGTCACTGTACAGTCCTTGTGAAAGGTTTGTGTGCCAGATGAAATGTGCCAGAGCCAGCAGCCGAGGCCAAACCTGACACACGGAGCAGCTTTGGGAGGAGCGGTTACTCTGACACAACAAGCTGCCGAGCGACGGAGGAAGAGGGCGAGCTTTGGTGAAAGAGGAGGGGCGGCGTTTGCAGGTGGGAGGATTTGTGAATGTACTgtactgggaaaaaaaaaaaaaaaaaaaaaggaagggttctgtaagtgtgtttgtgtgcgtgtacatGCGTGCTTGCGTGTTTGTGTGATCCGGCATGGTGTGCTGTGTAATGCGTGTGAACTTGAGCGCTCACTCCCAAAGAGGTGTGCATTTGTGCAATGGGGGAGGAGATGTGCCGTCGTCGTCGTACGCTGGCCCCTCACACCAGATTGTACTCTTTGAGATTGAGCTGTAGGATGGTGTCTTTGACAGCTGCAAACACAAAGCGGATGTTCTCAGTGTCCGTGGCACACGTAAAGTGAGAGTAGATGATCTTATCGCTGTCTGGGTTTAAGTCCACAAACATCTTGAGGATGAACTCCCGCGCTGCCTGTGCATCTCTCTGTGGACCTGAGaaatagagacagaaaaggCACATGCAAAGATCGGTTATATTAGTATACAAACTGAGCATAAAAAGGAGTGGGTCAGCAATTTAGGAAATGGGTGCTTTCCTGATGGATACGACTGTGTCATGTCAGTAAGTATGCCAAGTTGGGATAACTGCCATCTGGCAAAGCTCTATATTTATaccaaagacacaaaaatggtttaaaatgttcctctctaattctcaaaaaaaataagtaaattttccaaaatgttgagctACTTTAAAATGCACTCACTCTGTGCCCATATTACACTAAATATTACACATGCTTTGTCATAAATGGACAAATAAATTGTTAGACATCAGATAATAAACAGGTTGGTTAAAGTGGAAGAGTCTTCATcatttttcttgtaaataatATGGTTACATACATTTCAGAGTAATTTTGAATAACACATTCACATTAGCTACACTTAAGGGGGCGACTTCCAACAGTCTTTTGCTAGATTAGtcaacatacacacatcaaCATATAGATGTTCCTACCATCAAACTCTGGGAAATAGTCCACCAAGTGTGAGTAGGAGATCTTCTCCTCTAGCAGGTCCTTCTtgttgaggaagaggatgacGGAGGAGTTTTGAAACCAGGGATAGGTAATGATAGTCCTGAACAAAGCTTTACTCTCCTCCATGCGGTTCTGGtgcagagagcaggagagcagTGAGAAAAATCATGTTGTTTAGTTTCAAAGATGTATGCATTTCACCACAAATTACTGTAATGCTAATGTCGTGTGTGTGAAGAGCACTGGACCTCATTCACTAATATCTAATAATGGTCAACCATTAGCACTAGAAAATCAATATTTCTGAAATGGAGGTAATTCTGCAGGAAGTGAACACTTAATGAGCTGCCATATTTTGTAGAATCAGTGGTGGgtgtaaaacacaaaagaagaTGCATGGGATGCTACGACTTGTTTAGTGAAAGCTGTATTTTGAAAAGTGCGCTGATGAAGGTTTGCTCTAAAATTGGAGGCACGGTTCtaaatttacatatttgttttgaatTGAAGGGTTAGAGTGgagttctttttattttacgtTCACAATGCTTTGTAAAATAATGAGAACTATTTATTTAGTCTTGTAAGTTAACTCCTATACTATTATAGAATCAAAGAAAATGCAATAACCAATTATTTTGCACAAACATGTTAGCACTGAAATGTGCATAAATGTGCCCTTCAGTGTGCAGAGATTCTGTTCTTAATGAACAAATCCCAAATAGGAAAACGTCAGTGAATGTCAGAATCTTGCTTGGTGAATGAGGCCTATTGTATTTTAGCAACATTAACTGTTTTTTCCCCCGTTTGTTTACGGAATGGTCAAGGTACTTTTATGTCCACCTACCTCGTTGTCGGACTCCACCAGGACCTGGTCGTACTCGCTCAGCGCCACAAGAAACATAATGGAGGTGACATTCTCAAAGCAGTGaatccacttcctcctctctgacctctgacctccgacATCCACCATCCTGACGGCAGGATGTAGGTGAAGAGGAAGATAACAAGTGAAGAATcaacaaggggaaaaaaaacaaaacatattagCATATATGGCTTGGTGGTTAGTTCATGTTCAATGTTCACATTCTCAATATTATCAAATGTGTGGCAACGTCTTAAAAAGGACAGtagctttaaaatattttataaaagcaGGTTTTGAATCCATCACGATATATTTACTTGTGGTACAAAGTGCtcaatcttgtttattttatcacattACATATGCTGTATTGCATCCTCCTTTATAAAAAAAGGTGTATATACTACAATAGAGGAACAGAGTTGTTTCAGGTCCAGCAGTCCTGAAGACACTCTAGTGTATGTCTTCCTTTAACAGTTTCAGCACATGACCCAAATAAAGATATAGTCTCTCATCCTGGGACCTATGAAAGCCATAACCCGTTTTTACTACCATTTATTTTTGGGTGCTGATcgtttgttaaaaaagaaaaagattctgCAGTCCTATTAACTGTTCTTTAAGCAAACTTGtctggagaaaaaacaacaacacctgaTGGATTCAACACCTTAAGAAGATATTTATATTCACAAGTTCTTGGCtatgtgttttaaagtgtttcAGAGCAAACGTGTGCAGATTTGACAAGgaactaaaacacacaaacaaatgtgcagTGTGAATATGCTTTTGTCCTTGTAAATAGGCGAGTCATGCATGCCACCACAAAGAGGGAAGCTTCCTGTCTGAGACGGATCTAGGATCAGTTTTCAAACCAATGCCACTCAGCTTAGGAAATTGTGTTACTTTCATTGTTTGTCAAAAAGCGCAGTCACAATGCAGACGTAatgcaaaaacagaaactacACGATTATTGGTAATAAGTTTGCAAAACACGTCCTCCCCTCCTGCCCTCGATCTCAGAacactatatatgtatataacaataaattatTCTCAATCAATATACCAATAGAGGTATAGGTTCAGCCCTACTTTTGGTTTTATAGTGAAGATAGAAGCCACGGATAAATCAAAACCCTGCACTGGAATACACAGGTAGCTGTGTAGCAGATTGTCTGTCTGGTTGTGCATCCTTTCTCAGAAGGGAATAAATATTTCTTGAATGAAATACATTGCTTGAATTCCTAAACGGAGTGGCATTCATGTGGTCATACATTACTCCTGATACTAGATCAGTCTGTACTTCTGTTTATGCGCTACTGTGAAAGTGGAAGGTCAGAATGCATTCATTTCTCTACTAGACTGCTTTCTCAACCTTCCCTGGTGTGTGATAAagcaccacacacaaacaatttgtGAAGTTTTGAGACGCACTTGGAAAGGACAAATGGGGGAACAGGAGGAACATAAAAGGAAGGACAAAGATGAGATGGAGAAGgggaacagaaacaaaagaaagagcaaAGAGGACAGGAGGCAGAGTTGAAATGTTGATGTAAGATACAGAGGGCACCTCTGATGGTGGGATCCTTTTTCATGGTAGAAGGACGCCTCCTATGTACCCCAATGAGAAACTACAAGCTGAGAAAATTGCATCACAAGtcgtataatatatatatatatatatcagataaATGACTTCAGCACATGTGTGTGCAGGCCAACAAGCTGGCATTTGTTGAAGCCATTCATTAACAGCAATCCTAAAGCTGATAGATGTGTGAATCCTCATAAGGTTTCCCTGAGCTTCTCCTTGACAAGGTCACCCTTCACTCGTCAGGGAGTTTAGGTCCCAGTTTCATTAAGCCTTCATTTCTGACAACCAATTCAGTAAAAGCTTTTCGGTCCATAACCTTTAATGTCAAGCCATTATACAAAGGGCATAGGGATAATTTAATGCCTAACTTCCTGTACTTTGTTGGACCTTTGGACACACAGGTGCAAACCTCAAGACCAGGTGAGACATGGTCTCTTCGGGGCGCTCCACAAATCTAATATAATTCACAATACAAGGCTGCCCCCTGGTGGTGGCCCAGTCCGCTGGGGTCCACAGAGACCCAGGGCCAATATAGGCCCTGCAGGACCTGCTGCCCAAAATAACATTCCTCTACCGCGGAGAGGACGACCTCGTTTCTTCTGCCAGCcgaagaggaaaggaggagaggaggaagaagagaggaggtgaCCCATTTACAGAGACCGGGCACCAGAATGTAGGACTTTGTGTTCATCAGGGGgttgtggtgtgtgtgctttttgtgGCAGGAGGTATAAGAAAGCGTAGGATGTAAAATGGTAATGACTTTAATTTGGTTGATTGCAGGGGAAGGGTTAAGGGAGTAAGAATGAGATACAGACACTCATCAACGCATCAATTAAAAGTCACAGGTTATAAGTTATTTCCATTAATTAGGAGGACAAAAAACATGGGTTTATTTGGcgctttggacaaaaaaaacacatcggAGGACGTATGGGTTGATGAGGAACAAGGAGGGACTGAGCCAAAACATGGCATCTTTCTACCTGAAAATGATGCTTTGCAAGTCGAACGGGTACTCTATGATTCCTGTGGTGGGGATGCGCACCCTGAGCACATCCTGCTGAGTGGGAAGATAGCCGGAATCTGCAATACGATCCAGATCGGAAAGATAACTACAGGCAGGCCGGtcgaggggaaaaaaagagagatgaagagagagaaaaaaaaaagagacagaaaaacagttaTATAAAGCGTGACAGGCAATTACCGCAACCCCCCCTTTGCCATTCCAGGAAGTGTGGATCAGTCCTGTTGAGGAAGCTTCAAAGAAAAAGGCCACATCTCAGAAACATAAGGGTGTTAGTAAGTGTcactgctccatcaacactctcTCCATAAAACCAACGTAAGACTTTTCAGATCAGCTGTTATCTTGCATAACTGCAGCTTTTAGTTTACttgactctgttttttttttttcaatttgtggTGATGTCAGGTACTTTTGTGGATT contains:
- the gna11b gene encoding guanine nucleotide-binding protein subunit alpha-11b isoform X1, which encodes MTLESMMACCLSEEAKESKRINAEIDKQLRRDKRDSRRELKLLLLGTGESGKSTFIKQMRIIHGAGYSDEDKRGFIRLVYQNIFTSMQSMIRATETLKIPYKFEQNRSNAMLVKEVDIEKINGFDYPYIAAIKCLWSDPGIQEAYDRRREYQLSDSTKYYLSDLDRIADSGYLPTQQDVLRVRIPTTGIIEYPFDLQSIIFRMVDVGGQRSERRKWIHCFENVTSIMFLVALSEYDQVLVESDNENRMEESKALFRTIITYPWFQNSSVILFLNKKDLLEEKISYSHLVDYFPEFDGPQRDAQAAREFILKMFVDLNPDSDKIIYSHFTCATDTENIRFVFAAVKDTILQLNLKEYNLV